The Thermus oshimai DSM 12092 genome includes a window with the following:
- a CDS encoding glycoside hydrolase family 2 TIM barrel-domain containing protein translates to MRAHFLAHGAGRPGELPGVGWREVALPHQWSLEGVEAEAGWYRLQVPQGEGRRFIRVLGDYSKEAWLEGAYLGRHEGYFEPWLLELPPGEELLLRVAAPKDPGWPRFKRQVKGIFGQHDCRPGGTTERGQERGTGGLWGGVEVLFRPEAALLALRHRLSPRPGGWRLLVELEVDALRALDGKAELRLVPENFPGEALNREAPLALEPGRRTYRLLWDLPEMPLWEVWERGFPHLFRLEARLLGASLSVPLGFRTVALDGEGWLLLNGRRLFLRGTNIIPTQWLAAYGEGAATRDVALLKEANLNAVRVHAHVTHPAFYRACDREGVLVWQDFPLQWGYAEDEAFLREALRQARAMVDLLGAHPSIYLWCAHNEPAHNRKTLAPLVAAELRAADPTRPVKEASDFREHPYPGWYWGHLRDFLALPGKPLPSEFGAQALPRAELLRRVLGEAAWPPDWRVWAYHNFQPHETFRVAGVGMGESLEAFVEASQAYQAELLRFAIHAYRRAKGEVVGYFQFMFVEPWEGITWAVLDVDRVPKKGFFALREASSPVLLSLVPYRERLEVGGPPLMEVWLVSDLERAVELEIRLRLEGPQNLALWEGRVVLGPGEVQRVFHLMELWEAPAEVQAGFLPVVQALRQLPPGPYRLLGEAWEGERLWSRTVVAVEYLEPIHERGTAW, encoded by the coding sequence ATGAGGGCGCATTTTTTGGCCCATGGAGCGGGGCGACCTGGGGAGCTTCCAGGGGTGGGCTGGCGGGAAGTGGCGCTACCCCACCAGTGGAGCCTGGAGGGCGTGGAGGCCGAGGCGGGCTGGTACCGCCTCCAGGTGCCCCAGGGGGAGGGGCGGCGCTTCATCAGGGTCCTGGGGGATTACTCTAAGGAGGCCTGGCTGGAGGGGGCCTACCTGGGGCGGCACGAGGGGTATTTTGAACCCTGGCTCTTGGAGCTTCCCCCAGGCGAGGAGCTCCTTCTCCGGGTGGCGGCCCCCAAGGACCCCGGCTGGCCCCGGTTCAAGCGGCAGGTGAAGGGTATTTTCGGCCAGCACGACTGCCGCCCCGGGGGAACCACGGAAAGGGGCCAGGAGCGGGGGACGGGAGGGCTTTGGGGTGGGGTGGAGGTCCTCTTCCGGCCCGAGGCGGCCCTCCTGGCCCTCCGTCACCGCCTAAGCCCCAGGCCCGGGGGCTGGCGGCTTCTCGTGGAGCTCGAGGTGGACGCCTTGAGGGCCCTGGATGGGAAGGCCGAGCTTCGCCTGGTGCCGGAGAACTTTCCCGGGGAGGCCCTGAACCGGGAGGCCCCCTTGGCCCTGGAGCCGGGAAGGCGGACCTACCGCCTCCTTTGGGACCTGCCGGAGATGCCCCTATGGGAGGTGTGGGAGCGGGGGTTTCCCCACCTGTTTCGCCTCGAGGCCAGGCTCCTCGGGGCCAGCCTCTCCGTCCCCCTGGGGTTCCGCACCGTGGCCCTGGATGGGGAGGGCTGGCTTCTCCTAAACGGGCGGCGGCTTTTCCTCCGGGGGACCAACATCATCCCCACCCAGTGGCTTGCGGCCTACGGGGAGGGGGCCGCCACCCGGGATGTGGCCCTCCTCAAGGAGGCCAACCTCAACGCGGTCCGGGTTCACGCCCACGTGACCCACCCTGCCTTCTACCGGGCCTGCGACCGGGAAGGGGTCCTGGTCTGGCAGGATTTTCCCCTCCAGTGGGGCTACGCCGAGGACGAGGCCTTCTTGCGGGAGGCCCTCCGCCAGGCCCGGGCCATGGTGGACCTCCTGGGGGCGCATCCCTCCATCTACCTCTGGTGCGCCCACAACGAGCCCGCCCACAACCGCAAGACCCTGGCTCCTCTCGTGGCCGCCGAGCTCCGGGCGGCCGACCCCACCCGGCCGGTGAAGGAGGCCTCGGACTTCCGCGAACACCCTTACCCCGGCTGGTACTGGGGCCACCTGCGGGACTTCCTGGCCCTGCCCGGAAAGCCCCTTCCCTCGGAGTTTGGGGCCCAGGCCCTGCCCCGGGCGGAGCTCTTAAGGCGGGTCTTGGGGGAGGCCGCCTGGCCCCCGGACTGGCGGGTCTGGGCCTACCACAACTTCCAGCCCCACGAGACCTTCCGGGTGGCGGGGGTGGGGATGGGGGAGAGCCTCGAGGCCTTCGTGGAGGCCTCCCAGGCCTACCAGGCCGAGCTCCTCCGGTTCGCCATCCACGCCTACCGCCGGGCCAAGGGGGAGGTGGTGGGGTACTTCCAGTTCATGTTCGTGGAGCCCTGGGAGGGCATCACCTGGGCGGTTTTGGACGTGGACCGGGTGCCCAAGAAAGGCTTTTTCGCCCTCCGGGAGGCGAGCAGCCCCGTCCTCCTCTCCCTGGTGCCCTACCGGGAGCGGCTGGAGGTGGGGGGGCCTCCGCTCATGGAGGTCTGGCTGGTCTCCGACTTGGAGCGGGCGGTGGAGCTGGAGATCCGCTTGCGCCTGGAGGGCCCGCAAAACCTGGCCCTTTGGGAGGGGCGGGTGGTCCTGGGCCCGGGAGAGGTGCAGCGGGTTTTCCACCTGATGGAGCTCTGGGAGGCCCCCGCGGAGGTCCAGGCGGGCTTCCTGCCCGTGGTCCAGGCCCTCCGCCAACTGCCCCCAGGGCCCTACCGTTTGCTGGGGGAGGCGTGGGAGGGGGAGCGGCTCTGGTCCCGTACGGTGGTGGCGGTGGAATACCTCGAGCCCATCCATGAAAGGGGGACGGCATGGTAA
- a CDS encoding ChbG/HpnK family deacetylase, whose translation MVRNVWEALGLSGKRVLLLHHDDLGLTHAQTEAYRALGFPTGSVMVPGGWGVGLRGADLGVHLTLTSELPAPRLRPLTPGKSLRDPTGHFWPTLEAAWTHLDPGEVEEELEAQVRLARAWGLDPTHLDAHMGAVLRPELAEVYLRLAERHGLPPLLPENLEELGPPPLFLPELKRLLERAPFPKVWVLDGYGVPPAERKAWLVERLAALGPGVYQLIHHAALPTPENAALPDGEGRSADLALLRDPEVKRVLEEFVPLTWRTVGEAWRRGR comes from the coding sequence ATGGTAAGGAACGTTTGGGAGGCGCTGGGCCTTTCGGGCAAGCGGGTCCTGCTCCTCCACCACGACGACCTAGGCCTAACCCACGCTCAGACGGAGGCTTACCGGGCGCTGGGCTTTCCTACCGGCTCGGTCATGGTCCCAGGGGGGTGGGGGGTGGGGCTTAGGGGGGCGGACCTGGGGGTTCACCTCACCCTGACCAGCGAGTTGCCCGCGCCCCGTCTCCGGCCCCTAACGCCGGGGAAGAGCCTACGGGACCCCACCGGCCATTTCTGGCCCACCCTCGAGGCCGCCTGGACCCACCTGGACCCCGGGGAGGTGGAGGAGGAGCTGGAGGCCCAGGTGCGCCTAGCCCGGGCCTGGGGCCTGGACCCCACCCACCTGGACGCCCACATGGGGGCGGTGTTGCGCCCGGAGCTGGCCGAGGTGTACCTGCGTCTGGCCGAGCGGCACGGCCTGCCCCCCCTTCTTCCGGAAAACCTGGAGGAGCTTGGCCCCCCGCCCCTTTTCCTCCCGGAACTCAAGCGCCTCCTGGAACGGGCCCCTTTCCCCAAAGTCTGGGTGCTGGACGGGTACGGGGTGCCGCCCGCGGAGCGGAAAGCCTGGCTGGTGGAGCGTTTGGCTGCTTTGGGACCGGGGGTGTACCAGCTCATCCACCACGCGGCCCTGCCCACCCCGGAGAACGCGGCCTTGCCCGATGGGGAGGGCCGGTCGGCCGATCTGGCCCTCCTTCGGGACCCAGAGGTGAAGAGGGTGCTGGAGGAGTTTGTCCCCCTCACCTGGCGGACGGTGGGGGAGGCCTGGCGGAGGGGGCGGTGA